A genomic region of bacterium contains the following coding sequences:
- a CDS encoding transposase, with amino-acid sequence MPDQYRHGWHSRGYLPHFDSAFATQLVTYRLADAMPRDVVERLRLSAEHEGDAALRKRLDSYLDAGRGACWLAQENIAEIVVNAWKHFDGDRYRLHAWVVMPNHVHVIVQPIAPHLLAKIVQSWKSFTAKQINKAVGREGQVWQVEYWDRFIRNEEHYKSAVTYIHENPVVAGLVARADEWKWSSANAHASGDE; translated from the coding sequence ATGCCCGACCAATATCGCCACGGCTGGCACTCGCGCGGTTATCTCCCGCATTTCGACAGCGCGTTCGCGACGCAACTCGTCACATATCGCCTTGCCGACGCCATGCCTCGCGATGTCGTCGAACGATTGCGCCTTTCCGCCGAACACGAAGGCGATGCCGCGTTACGAAAGAGGCTCGATTCGTACCTCGACGCGGGCCGGGGCGCGTGCTGGCTGGCGCAAGAGAACATCGCGGAGATCGTCGTAAACGCGTGGAAGCACTTTGACGGCGACCGCTATCGCTTACACGCGTGGGTCGTCATGCCAAACCACGTGCACGTGATCGTGCAGCCGATAGCGCCGCATCTGCTCGCGAAAATCGTTCAATCGTGGAAGTCGTTTACGGCGAAGCAAATCAACAAGGCCGTGGGTCGCGAAGGCCAAGTGTGGCAGGTCGAATATTGGGATCGATTCATTCGGAACGAAGAGCACTACAAAAGCGCGGTCACTTATATTCACGAAAATCCGGTGGTCGCGGGCCTGGTCGCGCGGGCGGACGAATGGAAATGGAGTAGCGCGAATGCTCACGCGAGCGGCGACGAGTGA
- a CDS encoding glycosyltransferase family 39 protein has translation MSILDDAFSERGGIVRNVAVALAFVAIALAGAWMRVPILDDVICDPDVAGAAYSAQFFFEPGSVYANAVETKPPLTYLLFEIIFRLFGRSMYPVWIFAIFYHAACSLLAFLIVRRLAGVAGGVAAAFLYATYSTITTGNGLCANFETWTILPTLLALYLLIGAFTRPIQKRAHLFFAGAFVSVAAMFKQQAAMYVIAFGIAVIAESLFAPRSRKTAPMPVAVALYIAGGLVAALPVALYFASKGGLDDLVRALNPANYLGYASTEGWGFLTIQLQDSLWPFFRNVQTLLFLVYLALIPLPLPPGEMAEDLRRGRFLIPAYTLATLFAVFAGTKFFDHYFILLVPMLVILASRFVGRVAMTDEVRPVLKALVLFMLVPIAGQDLHLETSSATQATANVVSTGRANWTESADFSWEETKAPRFSTFSKRAKKLGECLSQNAAPGDTIFVWDYAPHVYFYSGLRAPTRHFMYFDVAVDLPLGSGRWHAAESARVRENRDELMRDLENAKPLYFVTFEPPDPRKIWLHITDPAPLFDDLDRFRAANYAHDAECADRYFVVWKRAGSAGVSPASIATRRERRRLACFEKEA, from the coding sequence GTGAGCATCCTCGACGACGCATTTTCCGAACGCGGCGGCATCGTGCGCAACGTCGCGGTCGCGCTCGCGTTTGTCGCCATCGCGCTTGCCGGCGCGTGGATGCGCGTGCCGATCCTGGACGACGTCATCTGCGATCCGGATGTCGCGGGCGCGGCTTACAGCGCGCAGTTCTTCTTTGAGCCCGGCTCCGTCTACGCGAACGCGGTCGAAACCAAGCCGCCGCTGACGTATCTGCTCTTCGAGATCATCTTCCGCCTGTTTGGCCGCTCGATGTACCCCGTGTGGATCTTCGCGATCTTCTACCACGCCGCGTGCTCGCTTCTGGCGTTTCTCATCGTGCGGCGGCTTGCCGGCGTCGCCGGCGGCGTGGCCGCGGCGTTTCTCTACGCGACGTATTCGACGATCACCACCGGCAACGGGCTTTGCGCGAATTTCGAAACATGGACGATCCTGCCGACGCTGTTGGCGCTCTACCTGCTCATCGGCGCTTTCACGCGGCCGATCCAGAAACGCGCGCACCTGTTTTTCGCGGGCGCGTTCGTCTCCGTCGCGGCGATGTTCAAGCAGCAGGCGGCGATGTACGTCATCGCGTTCGGCATCGCGGTGATCGCCGAATCGCTGTTCGCGCCGCGCAGCCGCAAGACCGCACCCATGCCGGTCGCCGTGGCGCTCTATATCGCCGGGGGCCTCGTGGCGGCGCTGCCGGTCGCGCTGTACTTCGCTTCAAAGGGCGGGCTCGACGACCTGGTCCGCGCGCTCAATCCAGCGAACTACCTGGGCTACGCCTCCACCGAGGGCTGGGGCTTTTTGACGATCCAGCTTCAGGATTCGCTGTGGCCGTTTTTCCGAAACGTCCAGACGCTTTTGTTCCTCGTGTACCTCGCGCTGATTCCGCTGCCGCTGCCGCCGGGCGAGATGGCCGAGGACCTGCGCCGCGGGCGCTTCCTCATTCCCGCGTACACACTGGCGACGCTGTTCGCCGTCTTCGCGGGCACGAAGTTTTTCGACCACTACTTCATCCTTTTGGTGCCGATGCTTGTCATCCTCGCGTCGAGGTTTGTCGGCCGCGTCGCGATGACCGACGAAGTGCGCCCGGTGCTAAAGGCGCTGGTGCTTTTCATGCTCGTCCCCATCGCGGGGCAGGACCTGCACCTGGAAACCAGCTCCGCGACGCAGGCGACCGCCAACGTGGTTTCGACCGGCCGCGCGAACTGGACCGAGTCCGCGGACTTTTCGTGGGAGGAAACCAAGGCGCCACGCTTTTCGACGTTCAGCAAGCGCGCGAAGAAACTCGGCGAGTGCCTCTCGCAAAACGCCGCGCCCGGCGACACGATCTTCGTTTGGGACTACGCGCCCCACGTCTATTTCTATTCGGGCCTGCGCGCGCCGACGCGGCACTTCATGTATTTCGATGTCGCGGTCGATCTGCCGCTCGGCTCGGGCCGGTGGCACGCCGCGGAATCCGCGCGCGTGCGCGAAAACCGCGACGAGCTGATGCGCGATCTGGAGAACGCGAAACCGCTCTACTTCGTCACGTTTGAGCCGCCGGACCCGCGCAAGATCTGGCTGCACATCACCGACCCCGCCCCGCTGTTCGACGACCTCGACCGCTTCCGCGCCGCAAACTACGCGCATGATGCTGAATGCGCCGATCGGTACTTTGTCGTGTGGAAACGGGCCGGGAGCGCAGGCGTCTCGCCTGCTTCGATTGCGACGCGCCGGGAGCGCAGGCGTCTCGCCTGCTTCGAAAAAGAGGCATAA
- a CDS encoding B12-binding domain-containing radical SAM protein, with protein sequence MARIALVQPMTNIFDAGKKLPTPPISLLCAARYLHPDHDVRIVDVRIDKDWRGTLARLIDEGVSVVGTHSITGDQIFSALDVTRFVKSVKPNLPVIWGGIHGTLFPDQVLEEPSVNYVVRFEGEHTFRELVDTILDGGDVSGVAGVSRRIDGQNLHNAERPFVSMDELPDIPFELLRRNPWFLVDGKPTVYMETSRGCQSACTYCYNNSYHKRSWRGQKAETVLGVLDRLHAKIPEVKHLSFVDDNFFGARRRTAELLDGLIARGAPFTYQVQGAHIGVVGKMEREDFERLRASGCVRLDMGAESGSETLLRQVLKITSPERILRINAMCREVGITPWFNLMTGMPQETENDLRLTIDLGLRITRENPRGLVSPFYIYAPYPGTNLFATAEQLGFAPPKSINDWRGLHSGDRATPWLNKAGRQLRKSVYFLSIFIDRKLEFYDSTPLTKLAARLYRPIARLRMKYRFFRLMPEKYVFFRAFNIS encoded by the coding sequence ATGGCGCGTATCGCACTCGTTCAGCCGATGACCAACATTTTCGACGCCGGGAAAAAGCTCCCGACGCCGCCGATCTCGCTGCTTTGCGCGGCGCGTTACCTGCACCCGGACCACGACGTGCGCATCGTGGACGTGCGCATCGACAAGGACTGGCGCGGCACGCTCGCGCGGTTGATCGACGAGGGCGTGTCGGTCGTCGGCACCCATAGCATCACGGGGGACCAGATCTTCTCCGCGCTCGACGTGACACGCTTCGTGAAAAGCGTGAAGCCCAACCTGCCCGTCATCTGGGGCGGTATCCACGGCACGCTCTTCCCCGATCAGGTGCTCGAGGAGCCGAGCGTCAACTACGTCGTGCGCTTCGAGGGCGAGCACACCTTCCGCGAACTCGTCGATACGATCCTCGACGGCGGCGATGTCTCCGGCGTCGCGGGCGTGTCGCGGCGCATCGACGGGCAAAACCTGCACAACGCGGAACGGCCGTTCGTGTCGATGGACGAATTGCCCGACATCCCGTTCGAGCTTTTGCGGCGCAATCCGTGGTTTCTCGTCGACGGCAAGCCGACCGTTTACATGGAGACGAGCCGAGGCTGCCAGTCGGCGTGCACCTACTGCTACAACAACTCGTATCACAAACGCTCGTGGCGCGGCCAAAAAGCCGAGACGGTGCTCGGCGTGCTCGATCGCCTGCACGCGAAGATCCCCGAGGTGAAGCATCTCTCGTTCGTCGACGACAATTTCTTCGGCGCGCGCCGGCGCACGGCCGAACTGCTCGACGGTCTGATCGCGCGCGGCGCGCCGTTCACCTACCAGGTGCAGGGCGCGCACATCGGCGTCGTCGGCAAGATGGAGCGCGAGGACTTCGAGCGCCTGCGCGCGTCCGGGTGCGTCCGCCTGGATATGGGCGCGGAGAGCGGATCGGAGACGCTGCTACGCCAGGTCCTCAAGATCACGAGCCCCGAGCGCATTCTGCGCATCAACGCGATGTGCCGCGAGGTCGGCATCACGCCGTGGTTCAACCTCATGACCGGCATGCCGCAGGAAACCGAGAACGACCTTCGGCTGACGATCGATCTGGGGCTTCGCATCACGCGCGAGAACCCGCGCGGGCTGGTCTCGCCGTTTTACATCTACGCGCCCTACCCCGGCACGAACCTGTTCGCGACGGCCGAGCAGCTCGGTTTCGCGCCGCCCAAGTCCATCAATGACTGGCGAGGCCTGCACTCCGGCGACCGCGCGACGCCGTGGCTCAACAAGGCGGGCCGGCAATTGCGCAAGTCGGTGTATTTCCTGTCGATCTTCATCGATCGCAAACTCGAGTTCTACGATTCGACGCCACTCACGAAACTCGCCGCGCGCTTGTATCGCCCCATCGCGCGCCTGCGCATGAAGTACCGGTTCTTCCGCCTGATGCCGGAAAAATACGTGTTCTTCCGCGCGTTCAATATTTCGTAG
- a CDS encoding DUF2079 domain-containing protein, producing the protein MPDELTSPKFASGAPAPGARAATALALIAAVALYALTIHFNNRKYLSLDVTHFDLQHVTHYYNTIRQGGFGNLYEKDPYLFFATFQEPSNLLAIAAWRIYPHPRALFALQGLYLCVAVFLAYLVLLRLTRRPWASFAATVALAANPYLWTLFTFGFRPSLFAAPCVVGFVLAQRHGRTKLAATLLVLAGLGKVTMMLSVAFTGLLFWVMAPRQRWGMGVFFAALFLFVSLGSVMGYIASRANLTITTEMLHIALYGEDVGQAIATIFTRPIHTIAQMLSPANLAHVVLLGSLLFLPAAAGRYFWGALPDIGLILMSTTSMIHGQYFQNAYPAVFHPLVFLHNNHLFIVGFLMAGFAVGAARIINAAARRGEARAWQAAVAVLVAGIAVRVLWPTMIAGPIPGNIHFDDRYYDMTEHDRLGWEVAALIPRHASLRAQWNLYPPAVGRRADQRAFEWNLDKVREAYIFVDLFAFEYLRDRSAYLDAVEMVNDRADYGATIFVDGYIVWRLGEPTEMNGEVRSFLREHRDELMKNHYRAYRDAFLPEPRVGVDVYSQTQIERAVSRPPGASGPET; encoded by the coding sequence ATGCCCGACGAACTGACGAGCCCGAAGTTCGCATCGGGTGCGCCGGCGCCGGGTGCGCGGGCCGCGACGGCCCTCGCGTTGATCGCGGCCGTCGCGCTTTACGCGCTGACGATCCATTTCAATAACCGCAAATATCTTAGTCTGGATGTGACGCACTTCGATCTGCAGCACGTCACGCACTACTACAATACGATCCGGCAGGGCGGCTTCGGGAATCTGTACGAGAAAGACCCCTACCTTTTCTTCGCGACGTTTCAGGAACCGAGCAACCTGCTTGCGATCGCGGCGTGGCGAATTTATCCGCACCCGCGCGCGCTGTTCGCGCTGCAGGGACTCTATTTGTGCGTCGCGGTGTTTCTGGCGTATCTCGTCCTCCTGCGGCTGACGCGGCGGCCGTGGGCGTCGTTCGCCGCAACGGTCGCGCTGGCGGCCAATCCCTACCTCTGGACATTGTTCACATTCGGGTTTCGGCCAAGCCTTTTCGCCGCGCCGTGCGTTGTCGGATTCGTGCTCGCCCAGAGGCACGGGCGAACGAAGCTGGCCGCGACGCTGCTCGTGCTCGCGGGTCTCGGCAAGGTGACGATGATGCTCTCGGTCGCGTTCACCGGGCTGCTGTTTTGGGTGATGGCTCCGCGGCAGCGCTGGGGCATGGGGGTCTTTTTCGCCGCGCTTTTCCTGTTTGTGTCGCTGGGGAGCGTCATGGGCTACATCGCCTCGCGCGCCAACCTGACGATCACCACCGAGATGCTGCACATCGCGCTCTACGGCGAGGACGTCGGCCAGGCGATCGCGACGATCTTCACGCGGCCGATCCACACGATCGCGCAGATGCTGAGCCCCGCGAACCTCGCGCACGTGGTGCTGCTGGGGTCGCTTCTGTTCTTGCCGGCGGCGGCGGGGCGATATTTCTGGGGTGCGCTTCCGGACATTGGGCTCATCCTCATGTCCACGACGAGCATGATCCACGGCCAGTATTTCCAGAATGCGTATCCGGCCGTCTTCCATCCGCTGGTCTTCCTTCATAACAACCACCTGTTCATCGTCGGATTTCTCATGGCGGGATTTGCCGTCGGCGCGGCGCGGATCATCAACGCGGCCGCGCGGCGCGGCGAGGCCCGCGCGTGGCAGGCCGCCGTCGCCGTGCTCGTCGCGGGAATCGCCGTGCGTGTGTTGTGGCCGACGATGATCGCCGGGCCGATCCCCGGCAACATCCACTTCGACGACCGCTACTACGACATGACCGAGCACGACCGTCTGGGCTGGGAGGTCGCCGCGCTCATCCCGCGGCACGCGTCGCTGCGCGCGCAGTGGAACCTTTATCCACCCGCGGTCGGGCGCCGCGCGGATCAACGCGCGTTCGAGTGGAACCTCGACAAGGTGCGCGAGGCGTACATCTTCGTGGACCTGTTCGCCTTCGAATATCTGCGCGACCGGTCGGCTTACCTCGACGCCGTGGAGATGGTGAACGACCGCGCCGACTACGGTGCCACGATCTTTGTCGACGGTTACATCGTCTGGCGGCTTGGCGAACCGACGGAGATGAACGGCGAGGTCCGCTCCTTCCTGCGGGAGCACCGGGACGAGCTGATGAAAAACCACTATCGCGCGTATCGCGACGCCTTTTTGCCGGAGCCCAGGGTGGGTGTGGATGTCTATTCGCAAACGCAGATCGAGCGTGCCGTGAGCCGGCCGCCAGGCGCTTCCGGGCCTGAAACGTGA
- a CDS encoding B12-binding domain-containing radical SAM protein, which produces MKTVLVRPSASRYFYTCIPPLGFGYLSTTLKRAGHSVLWADIGHEGYTKEKFFADLHRDPPGLLGFQIYSRTLPGARDLIEETRKHVPDTTAFVAGGWHPTLEPEQTLDFLPGVDFVLMGEADESMPRLANALEGRTGAVLDTIPGLAWREGGKVRKNEATLPPDLDALGHVDWEGMRPWTYKAENLGGFTKYAPAALMLASRGCPYICEFCSVPEVNGHRVRRHGIEHLLEDVELLHKKYGFREIRFMDDNFPTQKSYVLEFCDALRRKNFDIAISFPAGIHLRLVDGEVLDALKSVGLYSFSCGIESGNERVLKMIRKNITKDVVREKIKLVQSKGLQTTAFFILGYPTETRAEIEDTIRFARELDLTGAHFNVFTPFPGTKITRRLADWGLLREHPWEHIHLENVNYSYCKVSPRTLKYLRLKAIVTFWFRPRAFMRNLKRLRSFGQAKFLMEKLWEYAT; this is translated from the coding sequence ATGAAAACCGTTCTCGTCAGACCCAGCGCCTCGCGCTATTTCTATACCTGCATCCCTCCCTTGGGATTCGGTTATTTGAGCACCACGCTCAAACGCGCCGGCCATTCGGTGCTTTGGGCGGACATCGGCCACGAGGGGTACACGAAAGAGAAGTTCTTCGCGGACCTGCACCGAGATCCCCCGGGGCTTCTCGGCTTTCAGATTTATTCGCGCACGCTTCCCGGCGCGCGGGATTTGATCGAGGAAACGCGAAAGCACGTGCCGGACACGACCGCATTTGTCGCCGGCGGCTGGCACCCGACGCTCGAACCGGAGCAGACGCTCGATTTTCTGCCGGGCGTCGATTTTGTGCTGATGGGCGAAGCCGACGAATCGATGCCGCGGCTCGCGAACGCGCTCGAGGGACGCACCGGCGCCGTGCTCGACACCATCCCGGGCCTCGCGTGGCGCGAGGGCGGCAAGGTCCGTAAGAACGAGGCGACGCTCCCGCCCGACCTGGACGCGCTTGGCCACGTCGACTGGGAGGGCATGCGCCCCTGGACGTACAAGGCCGAGAACCTCGGCGGATTCACGAAATACGCGCCCGCGGCGCTGATGCTCGCCAGCCGCGGTTGCCCGTACATCTGCGAGTTCTGCTCGGTGCCGGAGGTCAACGGCCACCGCGTTCGGCGCCACGGGATCGAGCACCTGCTCGAGGACGTCGAGCTTTTGCACAAGAAATATGGCTTCCGCGAAATCCGTTTCATGGACGACAACTTTCCGACGCAAAAATCCTACGTGCTGGAGTTTTGCGACGCGCTTCGGCGCAAGAACTTCGATATCGCCATCTCGTTTCCCGCGGGCATCCACCTGCGCCTTGTGGATGGCGAGGTTCTCGACGCGCTGAAGTCCGTCGGGCTGTATTCGTTCTCGTGCGGCATCGAATCGGGCAACGAGCGCGTTCTGAAGATGATCCGCAAGAACATCACGAAAGACGTGGTGCGCGAGAAGATCAAGCTCGTGCAATCGAAGGGCCTGCAAACGACCGCGTTTTTCATCCTGGGATATCCCACCGAGACGCGCGCGGAGATCGAGGATACGATCCGCTTCGCGCGCGAGCTCGATCTGACCGGCGCGCACTTCAACGTCTTCACGCCATTTCCGGGCACGAAGATCACGCGCCGCCTGGCCGACTGGGGGCTCTTGCGCGAACACCCGTGGGAGCACATCCACCTGGAGAACGTGAACTACTCCTACTGCAAGGTATCGCCGCGGACGCTGAAGTACCTGCGTCTCAAGGCGATCGTCACCTTCTGGTTCCGCCCGCGCGCGTTCATGCGCAACCTGAAACGCCTGCGCTCGTTCGGGCAGGCGAAATTCCTCATGGAAAAGCTATGGGAGTACGCCACGTAG
- a CDS encoding B12-binding domain-containing radical SAM protein — MRVDLVRPNLTKYMFSSIAPLGLGYMARTVRNAGYEARIRDVGHGDLTRESYYDDIRRRPPDIVGFSSYSRDFAQTMQLVDEMGSFLPRGVPFVIGGPHPSAIPEETLRLAPRLDYVISGEGEEALPLLMKAHSRANGVRLEDIPGLAWRDGETIRVNDRVFPQNLDAFGHIDWDELDPRSYHGENLAGGSRRAPAAIVISSRGCPFHCEFCTDHILFGAKTRRHSVDYVMEDIEILHRKFGFSEIRFVDDNFPTERGYVRAFVEEFKRRNWDLIVSMPIGIHLQLIDEELLDLLKSIGMYEITVGIEAGSRRVQKFMRKGVTTELVREKVGLIRRKGFDTIGLFILGYPTETKAEMNETIRLSLELGLDQAHFHPFMPFPGTPITRRLEEWGQLQTIPWDQHHFEKFNFSYCELPVWRLQLLRLKAMSLFYLRPRQFFRFVTKFKTFGQFKFIFTKVLEYM; from the coding sequence ATGCGTGTCGATCTGGTCCGACCCAACCTCACGAAATACATGTTTTCATCGATCGCGCCGTTGGGTCTTGGTTACATGGCCCGCACGGTGCGAAACGCGGGCTACGAGGCGCGCATCCGTGACGTCGGCCATGGCGATCTGACCAGGGAATCGTACTACGACGACATTCGCCGCCGCCCGCCGGATATTGTCGGCTTTTCGAGCTACTCGCGCGATTTCGCGCAGACGATGCAGCTTGTCGACGAGATGGGATCGTTTCTTCCGCGCGGCGTGCCGTTCGTGATCGGCGGGCCGCACCCGTCCGCGATCCCGGAAGAGACGCTGCGCCTGGCCCCGCGTCTTGACTACGTCATCTCCGGCGAGGGGGAGGAGGCGCTGCCGCTTTTGATGAAGGCGCATTCCCGCGCGAACGGAGTGCGCCTGGAGGATATTCCGGGGTTGGCCTGGCGCGACGGCGAGACGATTCGCGTCAACGATCGTGTGTTTCCGCAAAACCTCGATGCGTTCGGGCATATCGACTGGGACGAACTCGACCCGCGAAGCTACCACGGCGAAAACCTCGCCGGCGGTTCGCGCCGCGCGCCCGCGGCGATCGTCATCTCGAGCCGCGGCTGCCCATTCCACTGCGAATTCTGCACCGATCACATCCTGTTCGGCGCGAAAACGCGGCGGCACAGCGTCGATTACGTCATGGAAGACATCGAGATCCTGCATCGCAAGTTCGGATTTTCGGAGATCCGCTTCGTGGACGACAACTTCCCGACCGAGCGCGGTTACGTGCGCGCGTTCGTGGAGGAGTTCAAACGGCGGAACTGGGATCTGATCGTCAGCATGCCGATCGGCATCCACCTGCAGCTCATCGACGAGGAGCTGCTCGATCTTCTGAAGTCGATCGGCATGTACGAGATCACCGTCGGCATCGAGGCGGGCAGCCGCCGCGTGCAGAAGTTCATGCGCAAGGGCGTCACGACCGAACTCGTCAGGGAGAAGGTCGGCCTCATTCGACGGAAGGGCTTCGACACCATCGGCCTTTTCATCCTCGGTTACCCGACCGAGACGAAGGCCGAGATGAACGAGACGATCCGCCTGTCGCTGGAGCTGGGGCTGGATCAGGCGCATTTCCATCCGTTCATGCCGTTTCCCGGCACGCCGATCACAAGGCGCCTTGAGGAATGGGGACAGCTTCAGACGATTCCCTGGGATCAGCATCACTTCGAAAAATTCAATTTCTCGTATTGCGAGCTGCCCGTGTGGCGGCTGCAACTGCTGCGCTTGAAGGCGATGTCGCTGTTTTATCTGCGCCCCCGGCAGTTTTTCCGGTTCGTCACGAAATTCAAGACGTTCGGTCAGTTCAAATTCATCTTCACAAAAGTGCTGGAGTACATGTGA
- a CDS encoding B12-binding domain-containing radical SAM protein: MADVSLIQSSIFHPDVEKAPPLGVLYLASNLRAAGIDPVVYDMKGYDLTVPRVVDAYRKNPTPYVGIGAITYDSRAMHELANGIRAANKNARIVAGGPHATAYREDLLLQNRDLDAVILNEGEETFADLIHGERSGKQMHEIPGLAFRDGDTVMFSPERPLLQDLDALEYPAYDLVPPSVYWDKPRIAWVYAEKQYATITTSRGCPYRCAYCHRTLGKRWRVRSLDNVMGELHMLKERYGVREIVPVDDMFNLSVKRVNEFAQRVIDEKLDLKFHFPVGFRADILTEESIALLKEAGMYRCMVAIETGSPRVQKVIDRNLNIDKTRHMIGKIADAGVMVHGVFILGLPTETKEDMMETMRFALESKLHSLAVSIAIPFKDCKLIDLAKADGVEFSDDFDRYNYTQSRVNLTHVPTEWVIKLRRDTYRRFFTPRRVWNFVRLLPRPTRHMARLAKVFVRKAFLW, from the coding sequence ATGGCTGACGTCAGTCTGATTCAATCGTCGATCTTCCATCCGGACGTCGAAAAGGCGCCTCCGTTGGGAGTCTTGTATCTGGCGTCGAACCTGCGCGCCGCCGGTATCGACCCGGTCGTGTACGACATGAAGGGCTACGACCTGACCGTGCCGAGGGTCGTGGACGCCTATCGGAAAAACCCCACGCCGTATGTCGGTATCGGCGCGATCACCTACGACTCGCGCGCCATGCACGAGCTCGCGAACGGTATCCGCGCCGCCAACAAGAACGCGCGCATCGTCGCCGGCGGCCCGCACGCCACCGCGTATCGCGAGGATCTGCTGCTGCAAAACCGCGATCTCGACGCGGTGATCCTGAACGAGGGGGAGGAGACGTTCGCCGATCTCATCCACGGCGAGCGAAGCGGCAAGCAAATGCACGAGATCCCCGGCCTCGCGTTCCGCGACGGCGACACCGTGATGTTTTCGCCCGAGCGCCCGCTGTTGCAGGATCTCGACGCGCTCGAATACCCCGCCTACGACCTCGTGCCGCCGTCGGTGTACTGGGACAAGCCGCGCATTGCGTGGGTGTACGCGGAAAAGCAATACGCCACCATCACGACAAGCCGCGGCTGCCCGTATCGCTGCGCCTATTGCCACCGCACGCTCGGCAAGCGGTGGCGCGTGCGGAGCCTCGACAACGTCATGGGCGAGTTGCACATGCTGAAGGAACGCTACGGGGTCAGGGAGATCGTGCCTGTCGATGACATGTTCAACCTGTCGGTCAAGCGCGTGAACGAATTCGCCCAGCGCGTCATCGACGAAAAGCTCGACCTGAAATTCCACTTCCCCGTGGGTTTTCGTGCGGACATCCTGACCGAGGAGTCGATCGCGCTGCTCAAGGAAGCCGGCATGTACCGCTGCATGGTCGCCATCGAGACCGGCAGCCCGCGCGTGCAGAAGGTCATCGACCGCAATCTGAACATCGACAAGACCAGGCACATGATCGGCAAGATCGCGGACGCCGGCGTCATGGTGCATGGCGTGTTCATCCTCGGACTTCCGACGGAAACGAAGGAAGACATGATGGAGACGATGCGTTTTGCGCTCGAATCCAAGCTCCATTCGCTGGCGGTTTCCATCGCGATTCCGTTCAAGGACTGCAAGCTCATCGACTTGGCCAAGGCCGACGGCGTGGAGTTCTCCGACGACTTCGACCGCTACAACTACACGCAGTCGCGCGTGAACCTGACGCACGTTCCGACCGAATGGGTGATCAAGCTTCGCCGCGACACGTACCGCCGGTTTTTTACGCCACGCCGCGTGTGGAATTTCGTGCGCCTGCTGCCGCGGCCGACGCGGCATATGGCGCGGCTCGCCAAGGTGTTCGTACGCAAGGCGTTCCTGTGGTAG